agtgcagtggcacaatctcagctccctacaacctctgcctctcggattcaagtgattctcctgcctcagcctcccgagttaactgggactacaggcacgtgccaccacacctggctaattttttgtatttttagtagagatggggtttcaccgtggtagccaggatggtcttcatctcttgacctcgtgatccacccgcctcggcttcccaaagtgttgggattacaggtgtgagccaccacacccagtctcactcatgcttcttttttttttttttttaaaccgagtcttgctctattgcccaggccggagtgcaatggcgcgatcttgcctcactgcaacctctgcctcccgggttcaaacaattctcctgcctcagcctcctgagtaactaggattacaggcactcaccaccacatccggctaatttttgtatttttagtagagataggggtttcaccatgttggccaggctggtcttgaactcctgacctcaagggatctgcccgcctcggcctcccaaagtgctgggattacaggcgtgagccactgcacccggctgactcACGCTTCTTTAAGGACACTCttcggccgggcgcagcggctcacacctgtaatcccagcactttgggaggccaagccgggtgaataggagttcgagagcagcctgggcaacatggcgaaaccctgtctctatactaaaaatacaaaaattagtcgggcctggtgacaggcgcctgtagtcccagctactcagggaggctgaggcaggacaattgcttgaacccgggaggcggaggttgcggtaagccaagattatgccactgcactctggcctgggcgacagagcaagattccgtctcaaaacaaaaaaacccataaaagtCACTCTTCTTCACAATATGGGCAGGTGGGGACCAGCTAGAGGTTTGGGGCTGGCCCTCTGCTTGGTGGTGGTTGGGATGGTCCCACAGGGGAGCCACTGTGGCCCAGAGGCCTGAGCCGTGTGGGCCCGGGCCTTATTTCCTGGACTGTGGGCTTCCTGGGTGCTGGGCCTGCTCCCAGGGAGTGGCTCCTCCCCGAACTGTCCCTTTGCCTTGAGAGCGGAACCACGCAATAGCCTGACTGGCCCTGGCAGCCCATGCCTTGTGGCCAGTCACCAGAGAGGGCACATGAGACCCAGGCCAGGGGTATCAGGGACAGCCCCTGTTCAGACTCTGCTAGTTTCCCTGCCTTTCACTATGTGACTGGACCACAGGGGAAGAAATGGCAAGAAACCGTGTCTAACTCTCCCTTGATACAAATTCAAAGCTGGCTTGGGGGATGGCCACCTTTGGGGCACACACCTGGACAGATCTAAGCCAGCAGCATGGCTGTTTGCTGGGCACTGTTCTGTGCCTGGGGCTTAATTTACAGTAGTACGGCTGAATGACCACGAGGAGAGGCAAAGCCATCTCAAGACTGATCACATTTCCTGAGAGAAGGGGCACCCGTGCCATGCAGGACCTGTAGAGAACCCCAGGTttggtcaggaggcagaagcaggggCGAGGGGAGAGCCCAGACCTGAGGCTTTCTTGGGGTTTCCATGGGAAAGGCGTGGCAGGGCAGGGAAAGAGTTTAAAATTGGCTAGTTTGAGTAATTCTAGCAGGCTCTGGGCTGCAGAGTGGCCTCCCGTCACCTGATACCTGGCCCTGGGTGATTTGGGGCAGGGAGAATCTTGGCTCACAGGGCGACAATTAGATAAGGAGGTGGCTGGGGCTGTAGACTTGGGGTTGtctgttttatctgtttttttttttttttgagacagagtctcactgtttcccccaggctggagtgcagtggcccgatcttggttcactgcaacctccgcctcccaggttcaagcgattctccttcctcagcctccctagtagctgggactacaggcgcgtgccgccacgcccagctgattttttgtatttttagtagagacaggtttcatcgtgttagccaggatggtctcaatctcctgacctcgtgatccacccgcctcagcctcccaaagtgctgggattacaggcgtgagccactgcgcccggctggaaaTCCACAATTTCAATGGATCAGAATTTGCCTGTCActttctctgtgccaggcacggAGCTGGGGGGCGGCAGGGGTGGAACCCGGCACATGGGCCTCTGCCTCCTTGGCGCGCTGTAGGCGCGAGCCTAAAGTCGTCAGGCAACAGCCCCCGCCACGTTCCGGGGCGCCCCGACGGCTCCAGCAGCGGGTGGGGTGGGAGGCGTCCGGACAGTCCGGAGGCCCCGATGGCCAAGAGGAGCCTGGGCTGGaaggggccaggcccaggggcGGCCGGGGGAGGGCCCGGGACTGGGGGAGGGCCCGGGACTGGGGCAGAGGCAGCGCGAGGCAGAGACAAGCACTCGGACGAAGGCGCAGCCCCAGCCCCGGGGTGCGGAATGGGCACCTTCCGGGCCACTTGAGTCTGACACCTTGCAGCCAGCTCGAAGCCGGGGCGCAGCAGTCCCTGCCAGCCAGCTTTCGGCGCGACGGCACGCGGGCGCCCCGGGTGTGCGGGCTTCAGGCCCTGCACTCTCACGCATGCGCGGACCCCAGGCGTGGACTACAACTCCCGGGGTGCCCCACGCGCCTCCCGGAAGTGATAGCCCGGGTCGCCTCCGACCTCGGCGCTGGGCTGGCGCGTCGGGCCTGGGGAAGGGTCTGGCGCGTCGGGCCTGGGGAAGGGGCGGGCGCGGGGACCCGATGCGCGGAAGCGGAGGCCTAGATGGCTTCGGCGGGAGGCGACGACTGCGAGAGCCCCGCGCCGGAGGCCGACCGTCCGCACCAGCGGCCCTTCCTGATAGGGGTGAGCGGCGGCACTGCCAGCGGGAAGGTAAGGGGCCGGGCGGGCCGGGGTCTCGCCTCTAGCTGGTGCCTACGGGCGGCCCGGTCCGGAAGGACCGGGAGGAGACCACAGCCCCGGCCGAGGGGCCCCCTCCCAGGCAGGGGCAGGGCGCGGGAGCGAAGGGGCTGCGGGCCGCGATGTGCCGGGGCGGGCTGGGGCGGGCGACGGGTTGGGGCGCTGGGCCTCGGGGCTCCCCCACAACCTCTCCGCCGGCCGGGTCCCTCGGAGCCCCAAGTCCGTGCTAACCCCGTTGGGCCCCCGCGGCCCTCCCGCTGAGACCATCCACACCTGTTGGTGTCCTCCCGCCTTCCGAGTATCCGCCCTAGGGGGCGGGTGGGTCCGTGTCTCCAGAAGCCGGCCCCGTGCCTGTCACAGGACGAGCGGTTCCAGGCGGGAATCCCGCTTCTGTGTCTCCAGTCGACCGTGTGTGAGAAGATCATGGAGTTGCTGGGACAGAACGAGGTGGAGCAGCGACAGCGGAAGGTGGTAATCCTGAGCCAGGACAGGTTCTACAAGGTCCTGACGGCAGAGCAGAAGGCCAAGGCCTTGAAAGGACAGTACAATTTTGACCACCCAGGTAAATCGAGAGCCCAACGGTGTGGGGAGGGCAGACCCCATTCTGGGCGGCCGCTAACCAGCTGCGCTTGGGCCCAGGGTTGGATGGATGCAGACCCTCTTGGGCTGTTCCCCCCAACTCGTCATGCAGCCTGCAGTGGAGTTGGCTGCACAGTGAAGTCAGGGGAACTTTGCCAAGTTCTCTGGGCCCTGGGTGTGCCCCCAGGAGGGTGGTTGGAGCCAGTCAGGAAGCCTGTTGCACTGTGGGGAGCCCTGGCTTGCCCTGCCCTGCCACAACTGTGATCCTGGAGAAATCCTCCCATCTTCTCTTCCCACGTTGGGGCCTTTAGGGCCCTCCACACACATCTCTGCCCACTGTGGCCCTTCATTTCCCTCCCCTGCTTTGGGGCAAAGTCCTCAGAGAGGCCAGTGTGGGAGGCGGTGGGTAAACTAGTGCTGGTGGCCTGCAGCTCCGGGCCAGGTAAACAGGGGCAGATGCGGCAGGGAGACACCTGTCACTACTAGAAGATTCCACCCTGGCTGGCTGGCATGGTCAACCTTTTCCCAAGGACTTGTGGGAAGAAGGCCTGCAAAGCCGCAGTTAACTAACTAACCAGTTAGTCCCAGAAAGAGAGACTGTTAGTTAGCAGTTAACTAACTAACTAGTTAGtcccagaaagagagagaagcagaggccCAGCCTACCCACCTCCCAGGAAGAGCCGATCAGAAAACCCCTGTGTTCTGGCATCCCAGTGGCACAGAGCTTGGGCAGTGGCACAGCCTGAGAACAGCAAGGACAGGGTCATCCTGTAGTCTGTAGGGCTGCAGAGGGCGCTGTTGCTACCAAACATACACTGTACGGCAGTGTCCTAGTCTACCTGTGCTAGGGTCCTCAGTGTCCCCAGCACCCAGCTGTGCTGACCCCAGAGCAGAGAGGGTTCCCTGCTGTCCGCTGCACGAGGGCATCCGACTGTCTTGCCTTTGTCTCCAACCCTGCAGATGCCTTTGATAATGATTTGATGCACAGGACTCTGAAGAACATTGTAGAGGGCAAAACTGTGGAGGTGCCGACCTATGATTTTGTGACGCACTCAAGGTAAGCAGCTGGTTCTAGGGAGGGCCGAGGAGAGGGGCCAGCTAGGACGTCCCCTCTGGGGCTCACACAGACCTACCTGGTGGCAGGCCTCACCCCAGTTGGTTTGTGTgggtcccccaccccctcccacagAGTCAGTGTCCCTGGAACGGAAGCTGACTGTGTGTGTGGCCCGGAGACCCTGTGTCTGCAGCAGAGCCCCTTTCCCCGTGCCCCCCTCAGGTTACCAGACACCACAGTGGTCTACCCTGCGGATGTGGTTCTGTTTGAGGGCATCTTGGTGTTCTACAGCCAGGAGATCCGGGACATGTTCCACCTGCGCCTTTTCGTGGACACCGACTCCGACGTCAGGCTGTCTCGAAGAGGTAAGGCGGCCGCgggcctccctgcctgcctggccGAGGCTGGCAGCAGGTCCTGAGGTCTGATGCGCGCCTGCCTCTTGCCGCCGCAGTTCTCCGGGACGTGCGCCGAGGGAGGGACCTGGAGCAGATTCTGACGCAGTACACCACCTTCGTGAAGCCGGCCTTCGAGGAGTTCTGCCTGCCGGTAACTGCACTTGCTGTCCTTTCACAAGGACACGTGGGACCCAGTACTGTGAGAGGGCTGAGTGCTGGGTGACAGTGATCTGActgaaaaaaaggagaagaatttGGCTCATTATGGCCACATACCCTGGGAGTAGTTCTCAGCTCTAAAAACATTCTCTGTGcctgctcctccctctgcctAAAAAAGCTCCATATCTCCCCCACATCCACACTGGCCGcttcctccctgcctcaggcCCTTGCCCAGCGTCCCCATTCAATACTGAAAACCCTCTGCACCCAGCGCCAGCCTCTCTGCCTGCCTCCTTTTTCCGGGGCACTTCTCATCGTCTGACACATCCTGGGTGCTTATTCCCCGCAGAGTGGGGAACCCCAGGAGCAGTTTAGTCTGTTCACTGCTAAGACCGGGATCTGGCCCTTAGAAGGTGCTTCAGAGCTGCTCCTCCACTGTCTGTGTCCCCAGGCTGCTCCGGGCCAGCGCTCTGAAATCTTGGAGCGAGCACTGTGCCCTGATCCCAGCTGGCTCGCAGAGAGCAGGAACTCCCCACTGCACACCCACctgtcttttctccatttctccatcTTGTGTTTCTGGCTTGATGGGACTTGTGGCTCTACTCACATTGGAGTGTTTTGCATGGGAACATTTTGCCTGTTAAGGTAAAAATACAGCACAAAGGAACTGAAACCAAGGTTCCTGCCTTTGATAACTTAGGACAGTAAGTTCtatctgctgcttttttttttgtttgttttgtttttttttttgagatagagtctctttttgttgtctaggctggagtgcaatggcgtgatcttggctcaccccaaactccacctcccaagtttaagcaattctcctgtctcacccttccgagtagctgggattacaggcatacgccaccacacccagctaatttttgtatttttagtggagatggggttttgccatgttgcccaggctggtctcgaactcctggcctcaagtgacccacccacttcggcctcccaaaatcctgggattgagcccctgtgcctggcctttttttaaattttatttttaatgaggcagagtctcgttctgttgcccaggctggagtacagtagtgcaatcacagctcactgcagccttgacctcctaagctcaagtgatccttccacctcagcaacccgagtagctgggcccacaggcgtgcaccaccatgctcggttaatttttaaattttttgtagagatggggtctccctgtgttgcccaggctggtctccatctcctgggatctagtggtccttccacctcagcttcccaaagtgctgagattacaggtgtgagccactatgcctggcctatctGCTGCTATATAaagaaaacttttgtttttttttgcattcGCGCTGTctgaaatttctaaaatataattttaaaagtaaagtaaaCTTCTTTTAGTCTCTCATTCACAGAAAGATATTTGGCAAAAAGTAGGTGATTTGCAGTAAAACTCTGGATATCAAATCTGACTCAGCAACCTGAATAAAGGAAGTGCTGTCACCTGCTATGTCCTGGGCCCAAGCCCCAGagatgtttttggtttgtttgtttgcttgctagttgtttgaaacagggtctccctctgccacccaggcccaagtgcagtggtgagatcttacttcactgcagcctccaccttccactctcaagtgatcctcccacctcaggctcctgtgtagccagagactacaggcacgcaccaccacacctggctaatttttcctcttttttttttttgcagagatggggttttgccatgttggctgggctggtctcaaactcctggcctcaagtagtccacccacctcagcctcccaaagtgctgggatcaccggtgtgagccaccacaccgggtcCCAGCCCCACCCAGAGCCGTTCTTGAGCCTCCTTTTCCTTCACCTTCATGCTGAGTGGCTTGTGCAGTCCTCTGCCTGGACCCTGTAGGTATTTCCCAACTGTATTCAGGCCCATCCCTGCTGGCAGTTAAGACCCCTGTCAGCTCTCCTGGACTCCTCTAGCCCGTCAGACGATCAGACCAGAATGGAAAGCAGCCCTTGCCCTTGCGCTCATGCTTTCACGAGATGGGGCTCCACCAACTGCAGATACAGCTGTCCCCAGGACTCGGTCCCTGTCTGCCTCTTGCAGCTCGTCTCTTCTGCCCTCTTTGACCCAAATCCACACGCCAGCAGCACCCGCCCTTCCAAGTTCTGTCCTTCGGCCCAGACCctgccctccctcttccctcagcTTTGTCTGATTCACGCATGTTCTCCAGGTCGCTCCCCCTTCCCTAAAGCCTCCCCCCCGACCCCCACCATCTGGCTGCGGGCCCTCCCCAGCAGCCCTGCATTTCCTGATATATCTCCATCCTTGTCCTTCCTCAGCAGCAGAGCTTCTGACAGGGAATGAGAGTCAGCGTTGAACCAGTGAGTGGTTGGATGAGGGAGTAAGGTACTCTGCCTGCAGTAATTATGCATGGCGGCAGCCGTCCTATTGCTGTGCCAGGGTATTTGCAGAAGCTTCATAATTCCAGAGGAACAATGTCACACTTTGTAGAAGTGCCACACTTAGCTTGGCCCAGTGAATTGGGTCGTTAGTGTAGCCAGCTGTCTCCTGTAATGGAGTGGGAACACTGGAAGGGGGCTGTCTCCTGTGATGGAATGGGGACACTGAAAGAGGCACTTTCTTTTGGCTGCCTCAGCTCCACTTTCTGCCTCACTTCTTGGATCATGGCCTCTCACACCTGGCTGGCTGATGACTGAGTCTGTGTCCCCCATTTGCCGATGACACCAGCACCTCTGAGCACCCCAGGGCCGCCCCTCCTGCTGTCGCATCTGTTTCTGAGCATCTTAAAATCACCTTTGAAGGAAAAGTCCTCACAGGAATCCCCCCCTTGTGCCTTACAGACAAAGAAGTATGCCGACGTGATCATCCCGCGAGGAGTGGACAATATGGGTAAGAAGCTGGCCTGCTGGGCTGTCCCCCCGCCCCTTCCAGAGCTCCAGGCAGGGACAGTTCCACCAGCGTGCAGTTACTGAGCACTCCCCTGCGCACGAGGCCTGCCAGTGTTAATCTGCGGCACAGGGTTAAAATatgcttaaaaatatatgtagctgggcgtggtggctcacgccggtaatcccagcactttgggaggctgaggcagggggatcactggagcccaggagttccacagcctggggaacacagcaaaaccccatctctacaaaaaataagaaaattatttgagcacggtggcatgcgcctctggtcccagccactcaggaggctgaggtgggaggattgcttgagcctgggttgaggctgctgtgagctgtgattgggccactgcactccagcctgggcagtaaagtAAGAACCTGTTTCTTGAAACATATGtatgttcaaatctgttagcagAAAGTACTTTAAGCTGACTCTAACATAAATTCCTGGAAGACCAAGCTAAGACGTCTTATTTTGCTGTGTCCTGATGCATGTTTCTGTCTGCTGAGATTTGACTCGAAGCCCCGTGCACGCAGGCCTGTGCCTCAGGGCAGAGGTTGGGCGCTCACTCCTGGCCGAGTGCTGCGGGGAGGGGCGGTCTCTATGGAGGATGGACGTGGCTAACCCGCTGCTTGTCTGTCTCTTGGCGCAGTTGCCATCAACCTGATCGTGCAGCACATCCAGGACATTCTGAATGGTGACATCTGCAAATGGCACCGAGGAGGGTCCAATGGGCGGAGCTACAAGCGGACCTTTTCTGAGCCAGGGGACCACCCTGGGATGCTGACCTCTGGCAAACGGTCACACTTGGAGTCCAGCAGCAGACCCCACTGAGGGGCTGCCGGGCCTTGGGGCAGGTCTCCCGCCTGGCATGTGTGTTCAGGGACTGAGCCTGGGGACGCCCACCCACACCCGCTGCTTCCTCTCAGCGCACCCAGGGGGGTGTTAGCGAGGCCCTCCTCACTCAGGAGTGGAAACTCGGATGTGTCACTCAGACTCAACTTGCTGGGACACTGACAGGCGTTCCTGAGGTTTTCAGCCACTTCCTCAGACTCATTGCGGTTTAAAGAGCTCTCTAGGTCACTGAGAAATGCCACAGAACGTGCAGGACGCCTGGGAAATGCCACAGAATGCGCAGGACGCCTGGGAAATGCCACAGAATGTGCAGGACGCCTGGGAAATGCCACAGAATGCGCAGGACGCCTGGGAAATGCCACAGAATGCGCAGGACGCCTGGGAAATGCCACAGAATGCGCAGGACGCCTGGGAGGCTTCTGTGAGTAACATGAGGCACATTATTGGGGAAATTGAGGAGACAGCCTGGACACTGGCTGGCCTGATGTTTTGTTGACAGTGAACCCACAGGGGGAGAGAGTTTTTTCCAGTCTGATCTGGTTCTTACACACACACGTAACTCAAAAGTTTTGTGAACAAGTACTTTCCTTTTTTACATGTTACATGTCctcatgttttctgttttgttctgtttcataACACAAGGCTGGTTGTAGCCTACAAACCTAATTTCATGCCCCAGTGGTTCTCAGTCCAGCGTGGCCTACACGGATATGGGGAGCCACTGAGGGATGTTTTCCCTCCTTGCTTGTGCCTTAAAGGCAGAGAAGCAAGGTGGATGCCCCGGGAGCACCTAGCATCACACCCAGGCTTGTGCGGGGCCGGGCTGGGAGCCCGTGCAGCAGGGCAGAAGGCAGCGGAGGCCAGGTCTGTCCCAGCTGAAGAACAGTGTCCATGCACAGTCCTGCGTGGGGTCGGGCCCTCGCTGACCCTCACAGGAGCCCCCAAAGTGCTGTCTAGACAGGCTGTCCAACCCCAGGGTGGCTAGTGGCCATATGCAGGGAATGGTGCCTCTGGCTGTGGCACACACTGGGTCACCCAGGTCCCAGCAGACATGGCAGGTCAAAGTCAGCGAGCCTCCTTTGTGCTATGTGGAGCTCACAGCCTCACGTGTGAACACCCATGTCTGGGTTGCCTGGGGTGCTCCTCCCTCCCGCATGGTGGCTGTTTCTGGAAAGCATCTCTTGCCGCTGCCACGGGCAGCCCCAGCCCCCGTCTGCCCAGGCTCACCCACAGTAGTGATGCAGACATGACGTGGGTGAAGGGGGCTGAGCCCTGTGGCTGGGTTCTGACAACTGTAACGGTTTTGTCGAGCTTAGGCCCCTTTGGAGGGAGAATCAATAAATAACACCAACTACAAATGCCAGTTCGTTccttttttaattacatttaaaaagacaaaagtaaaGGCATGGAGCTGTATGGATGACACACCTTGACCACTGACGAGGAAGAGTTCACTCAGCCACGTCTCAGTGGAGTCTCTCCACACAGCACGGTGCCGAGGGCCAGTCTTGACGCTGTCATAGAGAATGACATGCAAGCCCCAGCCCGGCTCGTGGTTCAGGTGGCCCTCCAACACTGAGCTGTCCCAGGACGCCGCTGGGCTCGCTGAGGACAGGGCTGGGACTTGGTCAGGTTGCTGGGTGTTCATGGAGGAGGATCGGGTCTGCCAGATCAAACTCCACCCTGCAGCGGTCAGCAAGGACCAGGGCCCGGTCTGTGGAGGCTGTCACCTGCTCCACTGCTGGCCCCGGGTTCCGGCTTTTGTCAATGACTCCTACGCTGGCCTCTGAAATACTCCCTGTGTCTTAGTTCAGGGGTGAAGACACGGAGGGAGTATCTTCATTGTCGAGAAAAAATTAACTTTCCACAAAAGGAGGTGCTCATCAGAGAGCTTTTTCCAAAACGAGACCCCCATGCGTTCCAGGAGAGGCCCTGCTGAGCCCAGCCCGTGTCCTCCCAGCGTGGGGCCCACCCTGCTCATTAAGTGCATTGACCAAGACCCTTCAACCTCATCCCGACCCCAGCACGGGTGTTCTTTGCCACACTCTTGTTCTAGTGTTTTCGGATCAAGATGTCCCAGCTGTCTTTCCAGCGAAGGGCCTTGAGTTCATGTGGCAAGAGCGACTTGTCCCCGTAGGTGAGTGGGCGCAGCGTGTTGGACACGTGGCATGCGGAGGAGTACCAAGCCACCACCAGGGCACTGAAGACGCTCCTCTGGAGCTGGGACCTGCAGAGGTCAGAGCAGTGTGCGGGAGGGTGGCTGACCACTGCAGCTTCCCTGCCCGGCACCCTCTTGGCATCTGCTGTCCACACGGTCACCCCCCGAGGCCTGGGGTTCTGCCTTCAGGTTTCTGTGTCTTGTCT
The nucleotide sequence above comes from Symphalangus syndactylus isolate Jambi chromosome 3, NHGRI_mSymSyn1-v2.1_pri, whole genome shotgun sequence. Encoded proteins:
- the UCK1 gene encoding uridine-cytidine kinase 1 isoform X2; this translates as MASAGGDDCESPAPEADRPHQRPFLIGDERFQAGIPLLCLQSTVCEKIMELLGQNEVEQRQRKVVILSQDRFYKVLTAEQKAKALKGQYNFDHPDAFDNDLMHRTLKNIVEGKTVEVPTYDFVTHSRLPDTTVVYPADVVLFEGILVFYSQEIRDMFHLRLFVDTDSDVRLSRRVLRDVRRGRDLEQILTQYTTFVKPAFEEFCLPTKKYADVIIPRGVDNMVAINLIVQHIQDILNGDICKWHRGGSNGRSYKRTFSEPGDHPGMLTSGKRSHLESSSRPH
- the UCK1 gene encoding uridine-cytidine kinase 1 isoform X4; amino-acid sequence: MASAGGDDCESPAPEADRPHQRPFLIGVSGGTASGKSTVCEKIMELLGQNEVEQRQRKVVILSQDRFYKVLTAEQKAKALKGQYNFDHPDAFDNDLMHRTLKNIVEGKTVEVPTYDFVTHSSQEIRDMFHLRLFVDTDSDVRLSRRVLRDVRRGRDLEQILTQYTTFVKPAFEEFCLPTKKYADVIIPRGVDNMVAINLIVQHIQDILNGDICKWHRGGSNGRSYKRTFSEPGDHPGMLTSGKRSHLESSSRPH
- the UCK1 gene encoding uridine-cytidine kinase 1 isoform X6; the protein is MASAGGDDCESPAPEADRPHQRPFLIGVSGGTASGKSTVCEKIMELLGQNEVEQRQRKVVILSQDRFYKVLTAEQKAKALKGQYNFDHPDAFDNDLMHRTLKNIVEGKTVEVPTYDFVTHSRLPDTTVVYPADVVLFEGILVFYSQEIRDMFHLRLFVDTDSDVRLSRRDKEVCRRDHPARSGQYGCHQPDRAAHPGHSEW
- the UCK1 gene encoding uridine-cytidine kinase 1 isoform X1 translates to MASAGGDDCESPAPEADRPHQRPFLIGVSGGTASGKSTVCEKIMELLGQNEVEQRQRKVVILSQDRFYKVLTAEQKAKALKGQYNFDHPDAFDNDLMHRTLKNIVEGKTVEVPTYDFVTHSRLPDTTVVYPADVVLFEGILVFYSQEIRDMFHLRLFVDTDSDVRLSRRVLRDVRRGRDLEQILTQYTTFVKPAFEEFCLPTKKYADVIIPRGVDNMVAINLIVQHIQDILNGDICKWHRGGSNGRSYKRTFSEPGDHPGMLTSGKRSHLESSSRPH
- the UCK1 gene encoding uridine-cytidine kinase 1 isoform X5, which encodes MASAGGDDCESPAPEADRPHQRPFLIGSTVCEKIMELLGQNEVEQRQRKVVILSQDRFYKVLTAEQKAKALKGQYNFDHPDAFDNDLMHRTLKNIVEGKTVEVPTYDFVTHSSQEIRDMFHLRLFVDTDSDVRLSRRVLRDVRRGRDLEQILTQYTTFVKPAFEEFCLPTKKYADVIIPRGVDNMVAINLIVQHIQDILNGDICKWHRGGSNGRSYKRTFSEPGDHPGMLTSGKRSHLESSSRPH
- the UCK1 gene encoding uridine-cytidine kinase 1 isoform X3: MASAGGDDCESPAPEADRPHQRPFLIGSTVCEKIMELLGQNEVEQRQRKVVILSQDRFYKVLTAEQKAKALKGQYNFDHPDAFDNDLMHRTLKNIVEGKTVEVPTYDFVTHSRLPDTTVVYPADVVLFEGILVFYSQEIRDMFHLRLFVDTDSDVRLSRRVLRDVRRGRDLEQILTQYTTFVKPAFEEFCLPTKKYADVIIPRGVDNMVAINLIVQHIQDILNGDICKWHRGGSNGRSYKRTFSEPGDHPGMLTSGKRSHLESSSRPH